A region of Selenomonadales bacterium 4137-cl DNA encodes the following proteins:
- a CDS encoding DUF3084 domain-containing protein, whose translation MFGLTLIAVLAIMGGIIAYIGDWLGSKVGKRKLTVFGLRPKHTSILFTIVTGIVIAGVTLGVLSVASRDVRTALFGMEALKAELTGLSREVAAKSVELDASRSALEAKNKEYSVLTVKINETMDRLASVTEQLATVNAERDRTAAALDLAKGDLTKAQQEIDALQATKSELDARVASLNEAKTALQSDVDRLNELTANLRQGIQTVREGVVVFRASEVLTTAVTKGGQPLKDTEEILGGIINATNRAVLNRLGVQDKNIEVLWIAKADFDQAAKIIASTQEEVIVRILAMGNTIYGEPVIGRIELFPNRLIYSAGQTIYSETADAGDSAKQAEDVVLLFLQKVNAQAIAKGILPDPLQGTVGVISGSQLFETVNKVKRIGGRVVLTATTKGDIHTSGPLQIEINVRAASD comes from the coding sequence GTGTTCGGTCTCACCCTCATCGCCGTCCTCGCCATCATGGGCGGAATTATCGCCTATATCGGCGACTGGCTCGGCAGCAAAGTGGGCAAACGCAAACTCACCGTATTCGGCCTGAGGCCCAAGCATACCTCGATCCTATTCACAATCGTCACCGGCATCGTCATCGCCGGCGTGACGCTCGGCGTGCTGAGCGTCGCCTCCCGCGACGTGCGAACCGCCCTGTTCGGCATGGAGGCGCTGAAGGCCGAGCTTACCGGCCTCTCCCGCGAAGTCGCCGCGAAAAGCGTCGAGCTTGACGCCAGCCGCTCCGCCCTGGAAGCCAAGAACAAGGAGTACTCGGTCCTGACCGTCAAGATCAACGAAACAATGGACAGGCTTGCCAGCGTCACCGAACAACTGGCCACCGTCAATGCCGAGCGTGACCGCACGGCGGCGGCCCTTGATCTGGCCAAGGGCGATCTGACCAAGGCCCAACAGGAGATTGACGCCCTGCAGGCGACAAAATCCGAACTCGACGCCCGCGTCGCGTCGCTCAACGAGGCCAAGACCGCTCTACAGAGCGATGTCGACAGGCTTAACGAGCTGACCGCCAACCTCCGCCAGGGCATCCAGACCGTCCGGGAAGGCGTGGTCGTATTCCGCGCCAGCGAGGTGCTGACGACGGCCGTCACCAAAGGCGGTCAGCCGCTCAAGGACACCGAAGAGATCCTCGGGGGCATCATCAACGCCACCAACCGGGCCGTGCTCAACCGGCTGGGCGTGCAGGACAAGAACATCGAAGTGCTGTGGATCGCCAAGGCCGACTTCGACCAGGCCGCGAAGATCATCGCTTCGACACAGGAAGAAGTCATCGTCCGCATCCTTGCCATGGGCAACACTATTTACGGCGAACCGGTCATCGGCCGCATCGAGCTGTTCCCCAACCGGCTTATCTACTCGGCGGGCCAGACGATTTACTCCGAGACCGCTGACGCCGGCGACAGCGCCAAGCAGGCCGAGGATGTAGTGCTCCTCTTCCTGCAGAAGGTAAATGCCCAGGCGATCGCCAAAGGCATTCTGCCCGATCCGTTGCAGGGGACGGTGGGAGTCATCAGCGGCTCGCAGCTGTTCGAAACCGTTAACAAGGTCAAACGGATCGGCGGCCGCGTGGTGCTGACAGCTACGACCAAAGGGGACATCCATACCTCCGGGCCGTTGCAGATTGAGATCAACGTGCGGGCCGCATCTGATTAA
- a CDS encoding pre-16S rRNA-processing nuclease YqgF, with product MTDAVIAVDPGRDKCGVAVVGRRAGVMDKSVVPADRMTAVVAELAARHGIATVILGDRTGSKAAMAALTALRPGGRELTVRLVDEHRSTDEARARYWRDNPPRGLARLVPVTLRVPPVPVDDYVAVIIAERYFRK from the coding sequence ATGACCGATGCCGTCATCGCCGTCGACCCCGGCCGCGACAAGTGCGGCGTAGCAGTAGTAGGCCGGCGGGCCGGCGTGATGGATAAAAGCGTCGTCCCGGCGGACCGGATGACCGCGGTCGTCGCCGAACTGGCCGCGAGGCACGGAATCGCCACCGTCATCCTCGGCGACCGCACCGGCAGCAAGGCCGCCATGGCCGCGCTCACCGCGCTTCGCCCCGGCGGCCGCGAACTGACGGTCAGGCTGGTCGACGAGCACCGCTCCACCGACGAGGCGCGCGCCCGCTACTGGCGGGACAATCCGCCGCGGGGCCTGGCCAGGCTGGTGCCGGTCACCTTAAGAGTGCCGCCGGTGCCGGTGGACGATTATGTCGCCGTCATCATCGCCGAAAGGTACTTCCGCAAGTGA
- a CDS encoding S-layer homology domain-containing protein produces MQKRLLKVAIATALTVAFAAPAFANPFSDVPAKHWAYAAVNKLAQAGVVDGYGDGTFRGDKTITRYEMAQIVAKAMNKDLNSDQKAIVDKLAKEYAVELNNLGVKVEGMQNQIDNMVKFSGDARVRYYNADNVDNSTDKDSTEYRVRLGATAKVNDTTSLYARITSGSASIGAQNADASIDNAYATTKILGLSTKIGRQDYSLGQGMLAGAGSVAIINGVSVSEGNFMAVGGKETNGTSMVNTYGAQYNFKFATAPISLAYLNQDKKDFYAAGTSFNLFPGFKVAGEYAKNETDNAKAYQVKASLGKTGLSVAYKDVERGAVPFDSALNLKSSGGILGDFRSVAEATGKAKGMEYEYNADLAKNTNLNLLYQDIKDAGKNVRATVNVKF; encoded by the coding sequence GTGCAGAAGAGACTTCTCAAAGTGGCTATCGCTACCGCTCTCACCGTGGCTTTCGCCGCTCCCGCATTCGCCAATCCTTTCTCCGACGTTCCCGCCAAACACTGGGCATATGCCGCAGTGAACAAGCTCGCCCAGGCCGGCGTTGTTGACGGCTACGGCGACGGCACCTTCCGCGGCGACAAGACCATCACCCGTTACGAAATGGCTCAGATCGTGGCCAAGGCGATGAACAAAGACCTCAACTCCGACCAAAAAGCCATCGTCGACAAGCTGGCCAAGGAATACGCCGTTGAGCTCAACAACCTCGGCGTAAAAGTCGAAGGCATGCAGAACCAGATCGACAACATGGTCAAATTCTCCGGTGACGCCCGTGTACGTTACTACAACGCCGACAACGTCGACAACTCCACCGACAAAGACTCGACCGAATACCGTGTCCGCCTCGGCGCCACCGCCAAGGTCAACGACACCACCAGCCTCTACGCCCGCATCACCAGCGGCTCGGCCTCCATTGGCGCCCAGAACGCCGACGCTTCGATCGACAACGCTTACGCCACCACCAAAATCCTCGGCCTGAGCACCAAGATCGGCCGTCAGGACTACAGCCTCGGCCAGGGCATGCTGGCCGGCGCCGGCTCGGTCGCCATCATCAACGGCGTGAGCGTCAGCGAAGGCAACTTCATGGCCGTCGGCGGCAAGGAAACCAACGGCACCTCGATGGTCAACACCTACGGCGCCCAGTACAACTTCAAGTTCGCCACCGCTCCCATCAGCCTCGCTTACCTGAACCAGGACAAGAAGGACTTCTACGCCGCAGGCACCAGCTTCAACCTCTTCCCCGGCTTCAAGGTAGCCGGCGAGTACGCCAAGAACGAAACCGACAACGCCAAAGCCTACCAGGTAAAAGCCTCCCTCGGCAAAACCGGCCTGAGCGTTGCCTACAAGGATGTTGAAAGAGGCGCCGTGCCCTTCGATTCGGCCCTTAACCTCAAATCGTCCGGCGGCATCCTGGGCGACTTCCGCAGCGTCGCTGAAGCAACCGGCAAGGCCAAAGGCATGGAGTACGAGTACAACGCCGACCTGGCCAAGAACACCAATCTCAACCTACTCTACCAGGACATCAAGGACGCCGGCAAGAACGTCCGCGCCACCGTCAACGTCAAATTCTAA